A window of Xylophilus sp. GW821-FHT01B05 contains these coding sequences:
- the cysK gene encoding cysteine synthase A has translation MKASTVLQTIGNTPHIRINRLFGSAPQQVWIKSERGNPGGSIKDRIALAMVEDAEQSGALQPGGTIVEPTSGNTGIGLAMVAAVKGYKLVLVMPDSMSVERRRLMLAYGASFDLTPRANGMKGAIARAQEIVAATPGAWMPQQFENPANVEVHVRTTAQEIIADFPDGIDVLITGVGTGGHITGVARVLKAKWPRLQVFAVEPTASPVISGGAPAPHPIQGIGAGFIPKNLDVSLLDGVIQVDAEPAREYARRSAREEGLLVGISSGATLAAIAQKLPELPAKAVVLGFNYDTGERYLSVEGFLPD, from the coding sequence ATGAAGGCCAGCACCGTCCTCCAGACCATAGGCAACACGCCGCACATCCGCATCAACCGCCTGTTCGGTAGTGCACCGCAGCAGGTCTGGATCAAGTCCGAGCGCGGCAACCCCGGCGGCTCGATCAAGGACCGCATCGCGCTGGCGATGGTGGAAGACGCCGAGCAAAGCGGCGCGCTGCAGCCCGGCGGCACCATCGTCGAGCCGACCTCGGGCAACACCGGCATCGGCCTGGCCATGGTGGCGGCCGTCAAGGGCTACAAGCTGGTGCTGGTGATGCCCGACAGCATGTCGGTCGAGCGCCGCCGGCTCATGCTGGCCTACGGCGCCAGCTTTGACCTGACGCCGCGCGCCAATGGCATGAAGGGCGCCATCGCCCGCGCGCAAGAAATCGTCGCGGCCACGCCCGGCGCCTGGATGCCGCAGCAGTTCGAAAACCCGGCCAACGTCGAGGTGCACGTGCGCACCACGGCGCAAGAAATCATCGCCGACTTCCCTGATGGCATCGACGTGCTGATCACCGGCGTGGGCACCGGCGGCCACATCACCGGCGTGGCCCGCGTGCTGAAGGCCAAGTGGCCCAGGCTGCAGGTGTTTGCGGTGGAGCCCACCGCCTCGCCCGTGATCTCTGGCGGCGCGCCGGCACCACACCCCATTCAAGGCATAGGCGCGGGCTTCATCCCCAAGAACCTGGATGTCTCGCTGCTGGATGGCGTGATCCAGGTCGATGCCGAACCGGCCCGCGAATACGCCCGCCGCTCTGCGCGTGAGGAAGGCCTGCTGGTCGGCATATCGTCCGGCGCCACCCTGGCCGCCATTGCGCAAAAGCTGCCCGAGCTGCCGGCCAAGGCCGTGGTGCTGGGCTTTAACTACGACACCGGCGAGCGTTACCTGTCGGTGGAAGGCTTTTTGCCGGATTAA
- a CDS encoding DMT family transporter, producing the protein MWQYAFPLLAVLIWSGNTVVSKMAAGSIGAAEISFYRWLVAGLLFTPFMLRPVLRNWPAIRPHAGRIVVLGLLGMVICQSLAYYAAYLTTATHMGIINALIPVMVLALSVPLLGQRLTAGAVVGALLSIGGVLIVVSGGHLHSLVASGTGAGDALMLLAVLAYAAYAILLKKWDLRAIPALQLLYAQIVVAIIALLPLYLLSSRTGLSATNLPLVLYAGVMASMGATLLWMHSIARIGPSRASLFFNLMPLLTALIAALTLGEALAPYHAVGGALTIAGVLLAERWRTPLRPGLSARA; encoded by the coding sequence ATGTGGCAATACGCCTTTCCCCTGCTGGCCGTGCTGATCTGGTCTGGCAACACCGTCGTCAGCAAGATGGCGGCCGGCAGCATCGGCGCTGCCGAAATCAGTTTCTACCGCTGGCTGGTGGCCGGCCTGCTGTTCACCCCCTTCATGCTGCGGCCGGTGCTGCGCAACTGGCCGGCGATACGCCCGCACGCCGGCCGAATCGTGGTGCTGGGCCTGCTCGGCATGGTGATCTGCCAGAGCCTGGCCTATTACGCGGCCTACCTGACCACGGCCACGCACATGGGCATCATCAATGCGCTGATCCCGGTCATGGTGCTGGCGCTGTCGGTGCCGCTGCTGGGCCAGCGCCTGACCGCGGGCGCGGTGGTGGGCGCGCTGCTGTCGATTGGCGGCGTGCTGATCGTCGTATCGGGTGGCCACCTGCACAGCCTGGTGGCCAGCGGCACCGGCGCGGGTGATGCGCTGATGCTGCTGGCGGTGCTGGCCTATGCCGCCTACGCCATCCTGCTCAAGAAATGGGACCTGCGCGCCATTCCCGCGCTGCAACTGCTCTATGCGCAGATCGTGGTGGCCATCATTGCCCTGCTGCCGCTGTATCTGCTGTCGTCGCGCACGGGCTTGTCTGCCACCAACCTGCCGCTGGTGCTGTATGCCGGCGTGATGGCATCCATGGGCGCCACGCTGCTGTGGATGCACTCCATCGCCCGCATCGGCCCCAGCCGCGCCAGCCTGTTCTTCAACCTGATGCCGCTGCTCACCGCGCTGATCGCCGCGCTCACGCTGGGCGAGGCGCTGGCGCCCTATCACGCGGTTGGTGGCGCATTGACCATCGCCGGCGTGTTGCTGGCCGAGCGCTGGAGAACACCACTGCGGCCAGGACTGTCGGCACGCGCGTAG
- a CDS encoding helix-turn-helix transcriptional regulator has protein sequence MDPLSLKIQDLEGVPGSVYFRYDEFGTGSHAAAHSHAWGHLNYAAHGMLQIDADGQRLLSPPQYAIWIPPQVVHSCYVPHAVVYRAVYLAPDHCADLPAELCTLQIRPIVKSILADFAERQLHVPEDAADLRLAQVLVDQLARSPVERNYLPFASTPALAHVLTALMAEPGDHRSLADWAAHAHTTERTLARHCQRELGMSLGDWRQRLRFLRAIDALEAGRAVQEIAFDLGYGTASAFIAMFQRQSGSTPEQYRREYAV, from the coding sequence ATGGACCCCTTGAGCTTGAAGATCCAGGACCTGGAAGGCGTGCCCGGGTCGGTCTACTTTCGCTATGACGAATTTGGCACCGGCAGCCATGCGGCGGCGCACAGCCATGCCTGGGGGCACCTGAACTACGCCGCCCACGGCATGCTGCAGATCGACGCCGATGGCCAGCGCCTGCTGTCGCCACCGCAGTACGCGATCTGGATACCGCCGCAGGTGGTGCACAGCTGCTATGTGCCGCACGCCGTGGTCTACCGCGCGGTCTACCTGGCGCCGGATCACTGCGCCGATCTGCCGGCCGAGCTGTGCACGCTGCAGATACGCCCCATCGTCAAGAGCATCCTGGCCGACTTTGCCGAGCGCCAGTTGCACGTGCCCGAAGACGCCGCCGACCTGCGCCTGGCCCAGGTGCTGGTGGACCAACTGGCGCGCTCGCCGGTAGAGCGCAACTACCTGCCTTTTGCCAGCACACCGGCGTTGGCCCATGTACTGACCGCGCTCATGGCCGAGCCCGGCGACCACCGCTCGCTGGCCGACTGGGCGGCGCATGCGCACACCACCGAGCGCACGCTGGCGCGCCACTGCCAGCGCGAGCTGGGCATGTCGCTGGGCGACTGGCGCCAGCGCCTGCGTTTTCTGCGCGCCATCGACGCGCTGGAGGCCGGCCGGGCGGTGCAAGAGATCGCGTTTGACCTGGGCTACGGCACGGCCTCGGCCTTTATCGCGATGTTCCAGCGCCAGTCCGGCAGCACGCCGGAACAGTACCGGCGCGAGTACGCGGTCTGA
- a CDS encoding nuclear transport factor 2 family protein has product MNDKLNALLDHEEIRNLRNLYAHFLDGNLPEKLDEIFAVDAVADTGRGQWNGRQEIKQGLAAAFKEYDRDKQGSYPFMHAVTNHWIKVLSPDRAEGRCYLIDFETAPKADPNPLLLLGIYSDEYRRIDGKWLIARSRLEHVWPQRNGGGGMPGEGLQLPEKPAHRKCE; this is encoded by the coding sequence ATGAACGACAAACTGAACGCACTTCTGGACCACGAAGAAATCCGCAACCTGCGCAACCTCTACGCCCATTTTCTTGATGGCAACCTTCCGGAGAAACTCGACGAAATCTTTGCTGTGGATGCTGTGGCCGACACCGGCCGCGGCCAATGGAACGGCCGCCAGGAGATCAAGCAAGGTCTGGCCGCCGCCTTCAAGGAGTACGACCGCGACAAGCAGGGCAGCTATCCATTCATGCACGCGGTGACGAACCACTGGATCAAGGTGCTCAGCCCGGACCGTGCCGAAGGCCGCTGCTACCTCATCGACTTCGAGACCGCGCCAAAGGCCGACCCCAATCCGCTGCTGCTACTGGGAATCTATTCGGATGAATACAGGCGCATCGACGGCAAGTGGCTGATTGCCCGCTCACGCCTCGAACACGTGTGGCCGCAGCGAAACGGCGGCGGGGGAATGCCAGGCGAAGGGCTGCAGCTCCCTGAGAAACCGGCCCATCGCAAATGCGAATAA